A window of Phragmites australis chromosome 2, lpPhrAust1.1, whole genome shotgun sequence genomic DNA:
CTAGAACCtacggcgagcggcggaaaaTGAAGAGGGGTGCATGGGGGTTCTCACCGAGGGCTTATCGACGACCGGGGAGCTTCtggcggtggtcggcgacggtAATGGCGGACGGCGGCGGTCGGAGCTCGGTGAAAGCGTTGTTGCGATGACGGAAAGGCGAAATCAACGGTCGGGACAACTTCCTGGGAGGCACGTGAAGACAGAGGGGGCATCAATCGACCGTGAGGATGAAAGGAGATGGCTGACCACGGCGAAGGGCGGCAGGGCTTAACGGCGGTCGGTGCGAGCACGGTTTCGACGGCGGAGGGGCTTCGGCGAGCGGCGAAATGGGCTCCCCACGCTCCGGCGATGCTGGCGGTGTGCTCAGATGCGACGGGGACGGCTCGGCGCGGCAGTAGCTACGGCGCTCGGtgagctcggcggcggcggagtcgTTCAATGTGCGCGTGAGATGGGAACGAGATGGCGGCGCTGCGGCTAAATAGGCGAAGGCGTCGCATCCGTTGCGCGGGCGTGGGCGCGTGGGGCGGGCATGCCGGAGATTTCGGATTGCGGCGCGCGGCGGTTGCGGAGGCAGCGCGGatgcgggcgcgggcgcggcgcgGCGAAGAAGAAAGCGCcgacaggtggggcccactggtCAGCGAGAGAACAAGGAGGTTGGGCCGGCTGCACTGCGCGATCTGGGCCGAACTCGGAAAATTGGGCTGGGCCGCGGTAAGGTTTGAACGGGTGTTACAACCAAAATGGGCCGTAACAATCTTTCTTGAAGAAATTTGATATCTATACTGAAATGTCAGTACTGTAGTTGTTAAATTGATTTAATTTATCAATGGTTCAGTGTTTGCCTGAACCAGCCCGATGCTGTTCCTATTCACGCCTAATCATACAAGACGCTATAATTTATTTCTGATAATCCAAGGCCCTCGTGCACAGTTGCTCTCTTCATTGTCATCCAGGACTTCCCATGCACAGTTAACAGAATCGTTGTACGCTTGGTGGACAGGAAGACTCTCTGAGGTGCACGTCATCGGAGCGACGCCATGGGAGAGGTCGCAGACATGTACACCCAAGACGGGACCGTCGACATCAAGGGGAACCCCGCTGTGAGGAAGGGCACCGGCAACTGGCGCGCCTGCCCTTACATCCTCGGTACACTCCTCTGTTCCTCGCTCCCTTGTCCTGCTCCATTGCGGTGCTTGGTGCTTGCTCTGCCTGTCGTCCGGTCTACTGATGGCAGCTGATGCACACATGGTTCAGCGAACGAGTGCTGCGAGAGGCTGGCGTACTACGGCATGAGCACCAACCTGGTGAACTACATGAAGACCCGCCTCGGCCAGGggaacgccgtcgccgccaACAACGTCACCAACTGGGGGGGCACCTGCTACATCACGCCGCTCATCGGGGCCTTTTTGGCCGACGCCTACATGGGAAGATACTGGACCATCGCCAGCTTCATGATCATCTACATCTTCGTAAGCATCATTGTGATTTGTTTCGCCCATATTGCCAGccagaagaagagaaagatcaTTGTTTCATTGGTTGGGTTGCAGGGGTTGGCGCTCCTGACAATGGCGTCCTCGGTGAAGGGGCTGGTGCCGTCGTGCGACAACGGGACGTGCCACCCGACGGAGCCGCAGACGGCGGCGGTGTTCGTGGCGCTGTACCTGATCGCGCTGGGCACGGGCGGGATCAAGCCGTGCGTGTCGTCGTTCGGCGCCGACCAGTTCGACGAGAACGACGAGGGCGAGAAGCGGAGCAAGAGCTCCTTCTTCAACTGGTTCTACTTCTCCGTCAACATCGGAGCGCTGGTGGCGTCGTCGGTGCTGGTGTACGTGCAGACGCACGTCGGCTGGAGTTGGGGCTTTGGCATCCCCGCCGTCGTCAtggccgtcgccgtcgtcaGCTTCTTCTTCGGCACGCCTCTGTACCGGCACCAGCGGCCCGGGGGCAGCCCTCTCCCGCGCATCGCGCAGGTGCTCGTCGCGTCTGTGGGCAAGTGGAACGTGGCCGTGCCCACGGACAGCTCGGCGCTGCACGAGACCCTGGACAGGGAGTCCGGCATCGAAGGGAGCCGTAAGCTCGAGCACACTGACCAGTTCAGGTTCCTTGACAAGGCCGCGGTGGAGACGGCAGAGGACAAGGCGGCGGGGCGCGCGGCGAGCGCGTGGCGGCTTTGCACGGTGACGCAGGTGGAGGAGCTGAAGAGCGTGGTGCGGCTGCTGCCCATCTGGGCGAGCGGGATCGTGCTCGCCACGGTGTACGGGCAGATGAACACCATGTTCGTGCTGCAGGGCAATACGCTGGACCCGCACATGGGCCCCCACTTCAGCATCCCCGCGGCGTCGCTCTCCATCTTCGACACGCTCAGCGTCATCGTCTGGGTGCCCGTCTACGACTGCCTTATCGTGCCTGCCGTGCGCTCCATCACCGGCCGGCCGCGCGGGTTCACGCAGCTGCAGCGCATGGGCATCGGCCTCGTCATCTCCATCTTCTCCATGCTCGCCGCGGGCACGCTCGAGGTGGTCCGGCTGCGCACCATCGCGCGGCAAGGCCTGTACGGGGCCAAGGACATCGTGCCCATCTCCATCTTCTGGCAGGTGCCGCAGTACTTCATTATCGGCGCCGCGGAGATCTTCACCTTCGTCGGCCAGCTCGAGTTCTTCTACGACCAGGCGCCCGACGCCATGAGGAGCATGTGCTCCGCGCTGTCGCTCACCACCGTCGCCCTCGGCAGCTACCTCAGCACGGTGCTGGTGACCATCGTGACGCGCATCACCACCAGGCACGGCAAGCTCGGGTGGATCCCGGACAACCTCAACCTCGGCCACCTCGACTACTTCTTCTGGCTCCTCGCCGTGCTCAGCCTCCTCAACTTCATCGTCTACCTCGTCATTGCCAGCTGGTACAAGTACAAGAAGACGGCGGATTACCCCGCCAAGGAGAGCACAACCGAGAGCACTGATGGATGAGCGTAGCACCAATCAGTACAGACTGACTGCTGAACAGAGAAAGTGAAGCTGAAGCTGAAGTGATTTCTCTATGCTATTTGGCTTTGTGTTCTTGTGTCAATGCGTTGGTGCATGCTCAAAATCAGCTCTTGAAAGAAGATGAAAGCAAGAAGAAATTGTACTTCAGACGGGT
This region includes:
- the LOC133896230 gene encoding protein NRT1/ PTR FAMILY 8.1-like — protein: MGEVADMYTQDGTVDIKGNPAVRKGTGNWRACPYILANECCERLAYYGMSTNLVNYMKTRLGQGNAVAANNVTNWGGTCYITPLIGAFLADAYMGRYWTIASFMIIYIFGLALLTMASSVKGLVPSCDNGTCHPTEPQTAAVFVALYLIALGTGGIKPCVSSFGADQFDENDEGEKRSKSSFFNWFYFSVNIGALVASSVLVYVQTHVGWSWGFGIPAVVMAVAVVSFFFGTPLYRHQRPGGSPLPRIAQVLVASVGKWNVAVPTDSSALHETLDRESGIEGSRKLEHTDQFRFLDKAAVETAEDKAAGRAASAWRLCTVTQVEELKSVVRLLPIWASGIVLATVYGQMNTMFVLQGNTLDPHMGPHFSIPAASLSIFDTLSVIVWVPVYDCLIVPAVRSITGRPRGFTQLQRMGIGLVISIFSMLAAGTLEVVRLRTIARQGLYGAKDIVPISIFWQVPQYFIIGAAEIFTFVGQLEFFYDQAPDAMRSMCSALSLTTVALGSYLSTVLVTIVTRITTRHGKLGWIPDNLNLGHLDYFFWLLAVLSLLNFIVYLVIASWYKYKKTADYPAKESTTESTDG